The nucleotide sequence AGGCAACAGCCGCATCCACCGTGGCCATGGCGCCGGTCAGGTTAACCGCAACGGTTTTGCGGGCCTTGTCAAACTCGTTTCTGCCGATGCGCTCGCCCAGACCCACGCCGGCATTGGCAAAAACAATATCCACGCCCCCGATCTCTTCTGCCAGCTCAGCAAAAACCGGCGCCACCCGGTCAGTATCAGCCACATCCAGAGCCCGGACAGCCATTGGCACATCAATGCCCTTTTGCTTGATTTCATCACGCAGTTGTTCCAGGTTTTCCACCCGCCGGGCCGCCAGAGCCAAGCCATATCCGCGTGCCGCCATCTCCAGGGCCACAGCCCGCCCGATGCCCGAGGACGCACCGGTGATAAAAATTTTTTTTGTCATGCAAACCTCCTGTGAAAATATTTCAGCACTTGCAAAGCCACAAAGTACTGACCCGCAGGACCCGGCGGAAAAATGAGCCTGGCAGAAAGGACAACCTGTTGCGGCAACAATTTGGCTTTATTCCCTATACCCCTTCGGGTTCATGGACTGCCAGCGCCATGTATCAACGCACATTCTGTCAATGCCGTGTTGGGCCTGCCAGTTTAGCTCCTTTTGCGCAAGGCCGGGGTCTGCATAGCATTCGGCGATATCGCCGGGCCGGCGTCCGGTGATGCGATAGGGGATTTTTTTGTTGCAGGCGTTTTCAAATGCCACAATCATTTCCAGCACGGAATAGCCCCGTCCCGTGCCCAGATTGTAGGTAACACAGCCGCAGTTTTGCCAAAGCTTTTCCAGAGCCCGCACATGTCCCTCTGCCAGGTCCATGACATGGATGTAATCGCGCACGCCTGTGCCGTCGGCGGTGGGATAGTCATTGCCAAACACCTGCACTTCAGCCAGCCGGCCCACAGCCACAGCACTGATATAGGGCATCAGGTTGTTGGGAATATCAGCCGGGTCCTCTCCGATCAGCCCGCTGACATGGGCGCCAACCGGGTTGAAATACCGCAGCAGGGCCACGTTCCAGCGCGGGTCTGCAGCGCTCAGATCCTTGAGAATCTGCTCGATCATCAGCTTGGTGCGGCCGTACGGGTTAAAGGGCGCAACCGGGGCGTCCTCTTTAATGGGCACCTGCTCCGGGCTGCCATAGACCGTGGCAGAAGAGCTGAAAACCAAGTCCCTGACCCCGAGATCCGCCATGACCTCGCAGAGGGCAAGAGTCGCCCCCAGGTTGTTGTCATAATAGGACAAAGGCTTTTGCACGGATTCGGCAACGCTTTTTAACCCAGCGAAATGAATCACGCATTCGATCTGCTCATTGTCAAATATCTGTCGCAGTTCCGTCTTGTTGCGCAGATCTGTTTGATAAAACGGCACACAGGTGCCGGCGATTTTTTCCACCCGAAGGACTGATTCAGCCCTGGCATTGACCAGATTGTCGGCCACAACTGGCCTGTGGCCGGCCGCAATGAGTGAAACGCATGTGTGGGTGCCGATGTATCCGGCCCCGCCGGTAAGCAGGATCTTCATGAAACATCCCTTTTTGACAATTTTGTCTGATTTTGCATTTGGATCTGGCAAAATCAGAATTTGGCTGATAAAAACCGGTCCATGGAAATCCTTTACATGGACACGCATTTTGTGGCTGTCAACAAGCCGGCCGGTCTCATGGTGCACAGAAGCCGCCTGGTGCCCCGAAACACCCGGTTTGCCCTCCAGATGGTGCGCGACCAGGTGGGCTGCCATGTCTACCCGGTCCACCGCCTGGACAAGCCCACCTCCGGGGTCCTGATTTTCGGGCTTTACCCGAAAGCCGCCGGGCGCCTGGCCCAATGCTTTTCAGACCGCCAGGTCACCAAGCTCTATCTGGCCGTGGTCCGGGGATGGGCGCCAGAATCGGGCATCATTGACAAGCCCCTGGCCAGATACCGGGACAAAAAAAAACGCACCAACATTATCCAGCCCGCGCTGACCCGGTTTTTGCGCCTGGGCACCATTGAACTGCCCTACCCGGTGAACCGCTATCCCACCAGCCGGTATTCGCTTATCCTGGCCCGTCCGGAAACCGGCCGACTCCACCAGATCCGGCGGCACCTGCATCATATCTCCCATCCGGTCATCGGGGACCAGCCCCACGGAGACGGTCGTCACAACCGCTTTTTTGCCAGAACCTTCGGCTGCTCCCGGCTTTTGCTGGCAGCGGTACGGGTGGTGTTTGATCACCCCTTCACCGAAGCGGCAATTACCATCGACGCTCCCCTTGACGGTCGTTTCTGCCATGTTTTAAACAGCTTTGGCTGGCGCGCGGCCGCCTCCAGACACATGGTGCCGCCCTTTTTTCCCTTGCTGACCTGATCTGTTTATACGCCATTTATTGTCCCAGGGCAACAAGGGATAAGGGATTTAAAATCCAATAAAAAGATTTTGACCTTTGCTGCGTTTTTAAGATAAATTTATTTTTTAATGCATATTTCTAAAAATAAACCTCAGCAGATAAATGCGCCTTTCTGTCACCTGCATCCCACAGGCAGCCAACATGGCACTGCCAGAGGAGATCCATGAAGCTGAACCGTGATCCCAAACCGCCCTTTCCAGACATTTCCGAAAACACCAATCTGCTTATACTGCTCATCGACAGCCAGCGGCGGGTACAGAATCTGATCATGCCTGAAAACCCGGATTCTCGCGAGCCTTTGGACGACATGGGCGGAAAGCCGCCGGGCGAGGTTTTGTGCTGCTGTAATGCCGAAGATTATCCAGAGGGGTGCGGAAAAACCCCTGCCTGCGGGCAATGCGAAATCAACCAGGCCATCAGAGAAGCCATGGAGCGCCGCGCCGCCTGCTACCGCCGCAAAGCCCGCCTTAACAAGCAATCCGAAGAGACCCGGTTTAGCTGCACGGTTTTTGTCTCCACCATGTGCATTGATAATGGAGAAAACCAGGCCGATCCCCGCATACTCATGTGCGTGGAGGAAACCCAGCAACTGAAACAGGCCATGACCGAGATTGCTGAACAAAAAGCGCAGCTGAGCAGCCTGTTTCACACATCTCCCATCGCTCTGGGCTTCGTGGAGCCCATGATGGAAAACGAGATTGTCCGGGACCGGATCATCCGGGACGTCAATGAACGGCTCTGCGAGATGACGGGATACCGGCGGGATCAGCTGGTGGGAAAAAGCGCCCGGATTCTGTACCCGGAAAAAAGGGATTACGACCGGGTAGCTCTGGAGATACAGGAGCAGATTGCACAAAAGGGCCTGGGCACGATGGAAACCAGATGGCAGACCAAAAACGGCCAAAGTTTGGAAATTTCCCTGAGATCCGCCCCCATTGATCCCCGGAACCTGTCCCTTGGCCTGAGTTTTACCGGCATGGACATCACGGATCAGAAACAGGCCGAAAAAGAGCGCAAAAAGCTCGAAGAACGGCTGCGGCATAGCCAGAAACTGGAAGCCGTGGGCAAGCTTTCAGGCGGAATTGCTCATGAATTCAATAATCTGCTCCAGATCATCAACGGTTATGCAGATCTTATGGCCGATGAACTGGAACAGCACCACCCGAGCCGGGCGTGTTTAAATGAAATCAGCGCCGCCGGCAGCCGGGCAGCGGACATGGTCCGCCACCTGCTGGCATTCAGCAGAAAGCAAATCATGCAGATGAAAGAGGTAGAAATCAACGGGCTCATTGAGAAAACCATATCCATGCTGCGGGGTCTGATCGGAGAAAAAATCGAAATCGACTATATCCCGGGGCGGCACGTGGGCCGGGCACACCTTGATGCCGCCCATATCCAGCAGGTGTTGCTCAATTTATGCCTCAATGCCAAAGATGCCATGCCCGAAGGCGGCACCGTAACCATTGAAACCGAAAATGTGCTCATCAACGGCCAGTACTGCCGGACCCATGAATGGGCCGAACCGGGACGGTTTGCGCTGATCAGCGTCACAGACGCAGGCTGCGGCATGGATTCCCAAACAGCCGCCAGAATTTTTGAGCCGTTCTTTACCACCAAACCACGGGAGAAAAACAACGGTATGGGTCTGTCCACAGCTTACGGCATCATCTGCCAGCATCAGGGCATGATCAATGTCTACTCCGAGCCGGGCCGGGGCACCATGTTTAAAATCTATCTGCCGGTAACCCAAAGACGGGCAACGGATGTGGAGGTCAACCTCCAGGGGCGGGTAAAGGGCGGTACCGAAACTCTCCTGGTGGCAGAAGATGATAAAATGGTCTGCGACTTGATGCAGACCGTGCTAAGCCGGGCCGGATACAAGGTCTTTTGCGCAAAAGACGGCGAGACAGCCATTGAATTGTTTACCCAAAACCGTGACAAAATCGATCTGGCGGTTCTTGACGTGGTCATGCCCATAAAAGACGGCCGACAGGTTCATGACGCCATCAAGGAATTCAGCCCGGATTTCCGGGTACTTTTTTCCAGCGGATACAACGGAAACGCCATTCATACCAATTTCGTACTCCACAAGGACATGCAGCTTCTGCAAAAGCCCTTTACCACCGATGAACTGCTCAGAAAGGTCCGGGCTTTGCTGGATGCCGAAAAACCGCCGAAACAATAGGGCTGAAAAAACGACTACCCGGTCTTTGCTTCCGCCAATGGACCTTTTCCGGTCAGCAGAAACTCGATCCAGTCAAATCCCAGCCCCATCAGATCCGTATCCCGGGCTTCAACTGCAGCCTTCCGGCTGGCGGGGATATCAAATCGCTTTAAAAACGAGCTGGAAAACACAAACTCCCTGAAGCGGTCCGGGTTAAAGGCGGCCATGAAAACCATTTTTACGGCCGGATTCTCCAGGCCTTTGGCTCCCCAGGGATTGGCGCGCAGCAAAGCATCAATGGCAGCCCAGCGTCGATTGTGTTCAATAAAGGGACCCAACTCCTGGTCTGCGATCCACTGTTCCACGCTCTGGTACGGGTCCTGCTCATGACCCTTGCAGTAAGGATGGCGCACGACAAAATACCGATCCGGCCGGCGCCCGTCCATGTCCCTGGAAAGGGCGGGTTCCAGCGGATAGGCGCGGCATGAAAAAGGCCGGTCCGCATAAACCGTGCATCCCTGCCCGGTTAAAAAGGAACACGGACGGTCCTGTTTTTGGCTCATTTTAAGCATTACGTGCGGAAACCAGGGATTGTCGCGCACGGCCGTATAGGTATGGGTGTCAAGAAAGGTTTCCGAATCCATTGCCAGCCGGGATTTGAGCCGGATGATATCATAGGGATACAGATACATGTCCGGATTTTTGCAGCAGCGGGTAAAACAGGGCACCCCCGGGTGACAGGCAAAATAAAACCCGCCGCCGGTCACTTCGGTGCGGCTGCCGTATACAACCTTGTCAGGCGATTGTTTCATAAGCCTCAGATTCGTTGAAATTCAAAGAAATGCCATAAAAATCCCGGGCGTTTTTCCACATGAGCCGGGCCAGAAAATCCCGGGAAAAACCGGCTGCGGCCAATTCTTTCAACTCCCGATCCCAGGCATAGGGGATGTTGGGAAAATCCGATCCGTACAAAACCCTGTCTGCGCGCATCTCCGAAAGCCTTACCGGGTTGTCAATGGGTAAGTAATCGGTAACCGCCATGGCCGTGTCCAGCCAGAGCCGGTCGCTGGATTCAATGAGCCGGGCATAGGCGGAAAACTCGTCAGCTCCGAGATGGGGCACGCAAAGCCGTAGATCCGGATGGGTGTCAAGCATTCGGTCAATTTTTTCCACCGCGCAGATTTCATAAGGATCACAGGCATAGGCCGGACTTTTGGGCTCTCTTCCGGCGTGGATGAGCAGGGGCTTTTTGGCCCGGCTGCAAACACGGCAGATCTCGTCCATTTCCGGGCTGTTTAAGTCAAAGCACTGGACATGGGCGTGCAGTTTGACCCCAGCCAGGCCGGCGTCAAAGGCTTTTTCCAGGATTTTGGGCGCATCCGGCTCTCCGGGAAAAACCGAGGCCAGACCAGTGACCCGGCCCGGATAATCCCGGCAGATATCAACCATGAATCGGTTTAGCGCCTCTGCAATGCCGGGCTTGTGCGCATACTGCAGGGCCACCACATGCCCCACCCCGCGGGCCAGCAGAAAATCGAACACCGACCTGGCATCGAGCCGGTAGCGTATGGGCCAGGCATGGGCGTCAAACCATTTCCAGACGGCCGAAAAAACGGCCTGGGGAAACACGTGCACATGGGCATCGATCACAAAACCCGCCTCCTGTGGAACCCGCTGGCCCTCGGCATCGTTTAGCGCGGGCATGTTGGCCATATTGGGCGCTGATTGTCCGGATCCGGTGCTCATTGGCGGCTGACCGTTTCTTTCTGCCAAGCTCGGCTGCTTTTTTTTCTGCGGCATTGTTTTTGTAGCACTTCAGATCACAGGGAATACGGGGTCAGACTTTCAAACCCGTCTTCTGTAATCACAAAGGTCTGCTCAAACTGGGCGGACAGTTTGCGGTCCGCGGTCACGGCGGTCCACCCATCATCTTCCACAAACAGCTTGGCCGTGCCCAGGTTGATCATGGGCTCAACAGTAAAGACCATTCCCGGCACCAGCACCACGCCCTGGCCTTTTTTTCCGTAATGGGGCACCTGGGGCGGTTCATGGAAATCAAAACCCACGCCGTGGCCCACAAACTCTCTTACCACGGAGCAGCCGCGGCCCTCTGCATATCGCTGGATGGCCCATCCGATATCGCCGATGGTGCGATCCGGGGCCAGCATGTCCATGGCCGCTTTCAGGCTGCCGGCGGCCACGCCCACGATTTTTTCCGCATCCGTTCCCGGGGTGCCCACAAAAAAAGTTTTACTGGCATCCGCGTAATAGCCGTTATAAATATGGGTGATATCCACATTGATGATATCGCCGTCCTTTAGCACGTAATCGCCGGGGATGCCGTGGCAGATCACCTCATTGACCGAGGTGCAAACGCTTTTGGGGAAGCCGCGGTAGTTGAGCGGGGCGGGGACGGCATTGTTGGCCATGGCATGGTCGTGGACCAGGGTATTGATCTCCTCAGTTGTCATGCCGGCTTTGAGTTCGGCTTCCACCCGGTCCAGTCCCTGGATCACCAGCCGGCCGGCAGCCCGGATGGCCTCGATGTCTGCTGGCTGCTTGAGCTCGATGTTGTATTTCTGGCGGTACCATTTGCCAATATCAACGGGATTGGCATTTTGTTTGCCCATGCAGCATTTCTTGTATTTTTTGCCGCTGCCGCAGGGACAAGGGTCATTTCTGCCGATTTTGGTCATGTTTTTCATTGTCTGTTATCCGCATTGGCCAGGCCGGGCTGATTTTCATGGATTTTTCAAAGCCGGCAGCCCGTTTTTTCCAGCATTCATCCAATTGGCTTAAATCACAAGGACTTTATTATTAATCCAGGCAACCCTGCCTGTCAAGCAATTGCACGGCAAGGTCTTTTCTGGTATAAAAGGGATTGTTGCAATCTGCACTTCCAAACCCTGTTAAACAAGGCCGGATCATGAAACAAGACGAACTGATCTTAAAGACCGTCAAGGAAATCGTGGTCAAATTCATCGAGGTGGGAACGGTTTCACCTTCGAGTTTCCATGACCATTTCCGCAATATATACAGAACCGTGGAAAAATCGGTGCATGAAACCCATTCGGAAAAACCCGGCCAATCCCGGTCTGAATAATCCGCCTCCCGCATGCGCAACCGGAGGGCATTGATGAATATTTGCCTGCGATGATCAGTGGGCTGCCGCCCAGTTGCTGCCCACGGCCATATTGACCTTCAAGGGCACGGAGAGTTCGGCGATATTTTCCATGATCTGCCGGACGCGCTGCTGAACTGTTTCCAGCTCATCTTCGGGCACTTCGAATACCAGTTCGTCATGCACGGTCAGCAGCATGGCCGTTTTCAGACCCTGTTGTGAAAGATCCGCATCCACTTGGATCATGGCCAGCTTCAAAAGATCCGCCGCCGTGCCCTGGATAGGCGTATTAATGGCCGCGCGCTCGGAAATCCCGCGCATATTGGCGTTTTTGCTGTTAATATCCGGGACATGGCGGATCCGTCCGAACCGCGTGGAAACCCGCCCGGTTTGGCGGGCATCTTCAATGGTCTGATCAATGAACCTTTTCACCCCGTTGTAGCGCTCAAAATAATGATCAATATAGGTTTGCGCCATTTTCCGGGTGATGCCCAGCTCTTTGGACAGGGAATAGGCCCCCATGCCGTAGATGATACCGAAATTGATGGTCTTGGCCTGCTGGCGCAGTTCCGCGTTCACGTTTTGCGAATCCGTGAAAAACACCTCTGCCGCGGTTCGCGCGTGGATGTCTTCATCATTGGCAAATGCCGAAATCAGAATTTCATCGCCTGAGTAATGGGCCAGCAGACGAAGCTCGATCTGGGAATAATCGGCAGCCAGGAAATGCCAGCCCTGTTTGGGAATAAACGCCCGGCGCACATCCCGGCCCGCCTCAGTGCGGATGGGAATGTTTTGCAGATTGGGATTGGAACTGCTCAGCCGGCCCGTGGCCGTTATGGTCTGGTTAAAAGAGGTATGAATCCGACCGGTTTCCGGGTTAATCAATCCGAAAAGCGCATCCACATATGTGGACTTGAGCTTGGCCAGCATCCGGTGGTGCAGCACCAGCTCCGGCAGTTCATGGTGCCGGCACAGGGCGGTGAGCACCTCCACATCCGTGGAATAACCGGTTTTTTTCTTTGTTTTTTTCTGGGTGGGAAGACTGAGCTTGTCAAAAAGAATACGGCCAAGCTGCTGGGAGGAATTGATGTTGAATTCCTCACCGGCCATGGTGTAAATATCGGCTTCAATTCGCTCAAGCTCCCGGGCCAAATCCACGGACATGGCCTGCAGCCGGTCTTTGTCCACCCGGATACCGGTTTCCTCCATTTTCACCAGCACCGGCACCAGCGGCAGTTCAATGCCGGACAAAAGTTCGGACAGGCCCGCGGATTCAAGCGTGGGAGAAAGCTTGAAATAAGCGGCCAGGGTAATGTCTGCATCCTCGCACGCATAGGTCACCGCCTTTTCCACAGGCACCTGGGCAAAGCTTTCCAGCCTGGCTCCCTGTGCTGAGATGACCTCGTCATAGGTGATCATACGATGATCCAAATAATCCATGGCAATCTGGTTTAATCCATGAGCCCGCTTTTCCGGGTTGATCAGGTAGGAGGCCAGCATGGTGTCAAAGATCACGCCAGCCAGATTTGCCCCGCTGCGGCGCAGAACCGTCCAGTCATACTTGATGTTCTGGCCGATTTTTCCGATTTCCGGGTTTTCCAGCACCGGGCCAAGCCTTTTTAAAACCTCGGTTTTTGAAAGCTGGGAGGCGGCATCCGGACCGGTGTGGCCGCATGGGATGTAATAGGCAGAGTCGGCTTCCATGGCCACGGAAATGCCCACCAGGTCTGCGCGCACCGCCTCGGTTGAAGTGGTTTCCGTGTCAATGGCAAAAAAGGGACTTTTTTCCAGTTTTTCCGCCAAGGCCTCAAGGGCGGCGGCATCGCGCACCACACGGTAATCCTTGGCAGACAAATCCGAGACCACGGGATAGTCCTCCTGGAGCTTTCGAAACTCCAGGTCCCGAAACAGCCGGGCCAGATGGTTGGCATCCGGGGCTTTTTTGGCCAGATCCCCGGGGTTGAAGGCAATGGGCGCATCCGTGACAATTTTGGCCAGCTTCCGGCTCAAAAACGCCTGATCCTGAAATTGCTCCAGTTTCTCCCGCTGCTTGCCCGCACGGATTTCATCCAGGCGGGCATAAAGTTCGTCCATGCTCCCGTAGGTTTGCACCAGTGTGGCAGCGGTCTTGGGCCCGATTCCGGGCACGCCCGGAATATTGTCGGAAGAATCTCCGGCAAGACCCTGAAGATCGAGCATCTGGTGCGGCTCAACGCCCTTTTCAGCCAGTACGCGGTCCCTATCGGTGACCTGGTCCTTCATGGGATCCCACATGGTGACCTTGTCGGTAATCAGCTGGATCATATCCTTATCCCCGGTCACCATGACCACTTCAAATCCCGCCGCCTCTGCCTGTCGGGCCAGGGTGCCGATGAGATCATCTGCCTCATAGCCGTCCATGAGGAAAACCGGGACGTTAAAACCTTCGGTGATCTCGTGGATTACCGGTATCTGCATGGCCAAATCTTCGGGCATCTCGGGCCGGTGGCCCTTGTAGTCCGGGTAGAGTTCATGGCGGAACGTGGGTTTCCGGCTGTCAAAAACCATGGCCACGTATTTGGGGTCCCGGTCCTGGATAAGCTTGATCAGCATCCGGGCAAACCCGTAGGCCGCATTGGTGGGAAATCCCCTGGAGGTGGAAAGGGACCGGATGGCGTGATAGGCCCGGTGAATGTAGGTGCTGCCGTCGACCAGATAAATGCGTTGTTCATCGCTCATGGGCTGTGTCCGGATCTTTTTTGCCGGGTTATTGCTGCCGGCTGACTATGATGGACTTGATCTCTGATAACCGGTCAATGTAGTAGTCCGCAGAAAGCCCGGGATTGCGGCAGGCGGCAAAGACCACGCCCGCAGCTTCGGCCGCGTATTGATCCAGTTGCGAATCGCCGATGTAGAGCACCTCTCGGGGGCCGGCCCGGAAACGCTCCATGATGGAACAGAGCTGCTCAGGGTGCGGTTTTGGGTTGGCGACGTCCATGGCCGTTACCACCAGGTCAAAACAATTCTCCAGGCCGTTTTCTTCCAAAACCCGGTTCATGGTATCCGAGCGGTTGGTGGCCACGGCGGTTTTCAGAACCTTTCTGCACCAGCAAAGCACGTCCTTTAAGTCCGGGGCCATTTTCATGTA is from Desulfosalsimonas propionicica and encodes:
- a CDS encoding SDR family oxidoreductase, whose translation is MTKKIFITGASSGIGRAVALEMAARGYGLALAARRVENLEQLRDEIKQKGIDVPMAVRALDVADTDRVAPVFAELAEEIGGVDIVFANAGVGLGERIGRNEFDKARKTVAVNLTGAMATVDAAVAYFLAKGGGHVVGISSVAALRGMPKSSAYSASKAGIAVYLEALRAETLGKNIDVTVLYPGYIDTPLNNMLKNRPFLISLEKGARIIADRIEKKTRSAFVPAWPWAVVARLLKILPTGVIARM
- the map gene encoding type I methionyl aminopeptidase; translation: MKNMTKIGRNDPCPCGSGKKYKKCCMGKQNANPVDIGKWYRQKYNIELKQPADIEAIRAAGRLVIQGLDRVEAELKAGMTTEEINTLVHDHAMANNAVPAPLNYRGFPKSVCTSVNEVICHGIPGDYVLKDGDIINVDITHIYNGYYADASKTFFVGTPGTDAEKIVGVAAGSLKAAMDMLAPDRTIGDIGWAIQRYAEGRGCSVVREFVGHGVGFDFHEPPQVPHYGKKGQGVVLVPGMVFTVEPMINLGTAKLFVEDDGWTAVTADRKLSAQFEQTFVITEDGFESLTPYSL
- a CDS encoding amidohydrolase family protein, with translation MSTGSGQSAPNMANMPALNDAEGQRVPQEAGFVIDAHVHVFPQAVFSAVWKWFDAHAWPIRYRLDARSVFDFLLARGVGHVVALQYAHKPGIAEALNRFMVDICRDYPGRVTGLASVFPGEPDAPKILEKAFDAGLAGVKLHAHVQCFDLNSPEMDEICRVCSRAKKPLLIHAGREPKSPAYACDPYEICAVEKIDRMLDTHPDLRLCVPHLGADEFSAYARLIESSDRLWLDTAMAVTDYLPIDNPVRLSEMRADRVLYGSDFPNIPYAWDRELKELAAAGFSRDFLARLMWKNARDFYGISLNFNESEAYETIA
- a CDS encoding YkgJ family cysteine cluster protein, whose amino-acid sequence is MKQSPDKVVYGSRTEVTGGGFYFACHPGVPCFTRCCKNPDMYLYPYDIIRLKSRLAMDSETFLDTHTYTAVRDNPWFPHVMLKMSQKQDRPCSFLTGQGCTVYADRPFSCRAYPLEPALSRDMDGRRPDRYFVVRHPYCKGHEQDPYQSVEQWIADQELGPFIEHNRRWAAIDALLRANPWGAKGLENPAVKMVFMAAFNPDRFREFVFSSSFLKRFDIPASRKAAVEARDTDLMGLGFDWIEFLLTGKGPLAEAKTG
- a CDS encoding pseudouridine synthase produces the protein MADKNRSMEILYMDTHFVAVNKPAGLMVHRSRLVPRNTRFALQMVRDQVGCHVYPVHRLDKPTSGVLIFGLYPKAAGRLAQCFSDRQVTKLYLAVVRGWAPESGIIDKPLARYRDKKKRTNIIQPALTRFLRLGTIELPYPVNRYPTSRYSLILARPETGRLHQIRRHLHHISHPVIGDQPHGDGRHNRFFARTFGCSRLLLAAVRVVFDHPFTEAAITIDAPLDGRFCHVLNSFGWRAAASRHMVPPFFPLLT
- a CDS encoding HAD family hydrolase: MTALKVAAFDCDGVMFDTEAANQAYYNDILAHFSKPPMTGAQFAYCQMHTADKAIAHLFPDPGEFAAAQAFRRKRGYGPYIRYMKMAPDLKDVLCWCRKVLKTAVATNRSDTMNRVLEENGLENCFDLVVTAMDVANPKPHPEQLCSIMERFRAGPREVLYIGDSQLDQYAAEAAGVVFAACRNPGLSADYYIDRLSEIKSIIVSRQQ
- a CDS encoding ATP-binding protein, which codes for MKLNRDPKPPFPDISENTNLLILLIDSQRRVQNLIMPENPDSREPLDDMGGKPPGEVLCCCNAEDYPEGCGKTPACGQCEINQAIREAMERRAACYRRKARLNKQSEETRFSCTVFVSTMCIDNGENQADPRILMCVEETQQLKQAMTEIAEQKAQLSSLFHTSPIALGFVEPMMENEIVRDRIIRDVNERLCEMTGYRRDQLVGKSARILYPEKRDYDRVALEIQEQIAQKGLGTMETRWQTKNGQSLEISLRSAPIDPRNLSLGLSFTGMDITDQKQAEKERKKLEERLRHSQKLEAVGKLSGGIAHEFNNLLQIINGYADLMADELEQHHPSRACLNEISAAGSRAADMVRHLLAFSRKQIMQMKEVEINGLIEKTISMLRGLIGEKIEIDYIPGRHVGRAHLDAAHIQQVLLNLCLNAKDAMPEGGTVTIETENVLINGQYCRTHEWAEPGRFALISVTDAGCGMDSQTAARIFEPFFTTKPREKNNGMGLSTAYGIICQHQGMINVYSEPGRGTMFKIYLPVTQRRATDVEVNLQGRVKGGTETLLVAEDDKMVCDLMQTVLSRAGYKVFCAKDGETAIELFTQNRDKIDLAVLDVVMPIKDGRQVHDAIKEFSPDFRVLFSSGYNGNAIHTNFVLHKDMQLLQKPFTTDELLRKVRALLDAEKPPKQ
- the polA gene encoding DNA polymerase I; the protein is MSDEQRIYLVDGSTYIHRAYHAIRSLSTSRGFPTNAAYGFARMLIKLIQDRDPKYVAMVFDSRKPTFRHELYPDYKGHRPEMPEDLAMQIPVIHEITEGFNVPVFLMDGYEADDLIGTLARQAEAAGFEVVMVTGDKDMIQLITDKVTMWDPMKDQVTDRDRVLAEKGVEPHQMLDLQGLAGDSSDNIPGVPGIGPKTAATLVQTYGSMDELYARLDEIRAGKQREKLEQFQDQAFLSRKLAKIVTDAPIAFNPGDLAKKAPDANHLARLFRDLEFRKLQEDYPVVSDLSAKDYRVVRDAAALEALAEKLEKSPFFAIDTETTSTEAVRADLVGISVAMEADSAYYIPCGHTGPDAASQLSKTEVLKRLGPVLENPEIGKIGQNIKYDWTVLRRSGANLAGVIFDTMLASYLINPEKRAHGLNQIAMDYLDHRMITYDEVISAQGARLESFAQVPVEKAVTYACEDADITLAAYFKLSPTLESAGLSELLSGIELPLVPVLVKMEETGIRVDKDRLQAMSVDLARELERIEADIYTMAGEEFNINSSQQLGRILFDKLSLPTQKKTKKKTGYSTDVEVLTALCRHHELPELVLHHRMLAKLKSTYVDALFGLINPETGRIHTSFNQTITATGRLSSSNPNLQNIPIRTEAGRDVRRAFIPKQGWHFLAADYSQIELRLLAHYSGDEILISAFANDEDIHARTAAEVFFTDSQNVNAELRQQAKTINFGIIYGMGAYSLSKELGITRKMAQTYIDHYFERYNGVKRFIDQTIEDARQTGRVSTRFGRIRHVPDINSKNANMRGISERAAINTPIQGTAADLLKLAMIQVDADLSQQGLKTAMLLTVHDELVFEVPEDELETVQQRVRQIMENIAELSVPLKVNMAVGSNWAAAH
- the galE gene encoding UDP-glucose 4-epimerase GalE — its product is MKILLTGGAGYIGTHTCVSLIAAGHRPVVADNLVNARAESVLRVEKIAGTCVPFYQTDLRNKTELRQIFDNEQIECVIHFAGLKSVAESVQKPLSYYDNNLGATLALCEVMADLGVRDLVFSSSATVYGSPEQVPIKEDAPVAPFNPYGRTKLMIEQILKDLSAADPRWNVALLRYFNPVGAHVSGLIGEDPADIPNNLMPYISAVAVGRLAEVQVFGNDYPTADGTGVRDYIHVMDLAEGHVRALEKLWQNCGCVTYNLGTGRGYSVLEMIVAFENACNKKIPYRITGRRPGDIAECYADPGLAQKELNWQAQHGIDRMCVDTWRWQSMNPKGYRE